The following are from one region of the Nicotiana tabacum cultivar K326 chromosome 3, ASM71507v2, whole genome shotgun sequence genome:
- the LOC107807666 gene encoding ER lumen protein-retaining receptor A yields the protein MNIFRLAGDMTHLISVLVLLLKIYATKSCSGISLKTQELYAIVFLARYLDLFSDFISLYNTVMKLVFIGSSLAIVWCMRYHRVVRRSYDRELDTFRYWILVGACFALALVLHEKFTFQELFWAFSIYLEAVAILPQLVLLQRSGNVDNLTGQYVFFLGAYRAFYILNWIYRYLTEPRFTRWISCVSGLVQTALYADFFYYYFISWKNNAKLQLPA from the exons ATGAATATCTTCAGATTGGCGGGGGACATGACACATTTGATTAGTGTCTTAGTTCTCCTCCTCAAAATCTACGCGACCAAATCATGCTCAg GAATATCATTGAAGACACAGGAGTTATATGCTATCGTGTTCTTGGCTCGGTATCTGGATTTGTTCAGTGACTTCATATCTCTTTACAACACTGTGATGAAACTGGTTTTTATTGGAAGCTCTTTGGCAATTGTCTGGTGTATGAGGTACCACCGGGTTGTCAGGCGCTCATATGACCGTGAGCTAGATACTTTTCGTTACTGGATTCTTGTTGGAGCGTGTTTCGCTTTGGCGCTTGTTCTTCATGAGAAGTTTACCTTTCAGGAG CTGTTTTGGGCTTTCTCAATATACCTGGAGGCAGTTGCCATTCTTCCCCAGTTGGTACTCTTGCAAAGAAGTGGAAACGTTGATAATCTGACTGGCCAATATGTGTTCTTCCTTGG GGCCTATCGTGCATTTTACATCTTAAACTGGATTTACCGCTATTTGACAGAGCCGCGTTTCACTAGATGGATAT CTTGCGTCTCTGGTCTTGTCCAGACGGCCCTTTATGcagatttcttttattattactTCATCAG TTGGAAAAATAATGCCAAGCTTCAACTGCCAGCATGA